From one Halothece sp. PCC 7418 genomic stretch:
- a CDS encoding SDR family NAD(P)-dependent oxidoreductase: MTKTLSNKVALVTGATRGIGKGIAIGLAEAGATVYLTGRTLNTTGDQAGSLTETQAAVEAAGGTCIPVQVDHSDDEQVRQLFEQIEQEQNGQLDLLVNNVFAGVKALAEASGEPFWKNDPTLWDAIADVGLRSHYVASLYAARLMSKRKQGLICTISSWGGMSYIFGAAYGVGKAACDRLAADMAVELKSENITSVALWPGIVGTELFSEFAEQMQGEENLDPQQSVLRDRYNWETPLFTGRVIAALAGDPNPQRYTGKVQVVAELAQRYKIKDQAGNCPASLRSLKFILPSAVPALRSYSWLLPDLKVPWFILLLGILPSPKI; this comes from the coding sequence ATGACAAAAACGCTGAGTAATAAAGTCGCACTGGTAACGGGTGCAACTCGCGGGATCGGGAAAGGAATCGCCATTGGGTTAGCAGAAGCTGGCGCAACGGTTTATCTAACGGGTCGTACCTTAAACACGACAGGCGATCAAGCGGGAAGTTTGACCGAGACTCAAGCTGCAGTAGAAGCAGCAGGGGGAACTTGTATTCCAGTACAGGTGGATCATAGTGATGATGAACAAGTTAGACAGTTATTTGAACAGATTGAACAAGAACAAAATGGACAGCTTGACCTTTTAGTCAATAATGTTTTTGCGGGGGTTAAAGCCTTAGCAGAAGCCTCAGGAGAACCGTTTTGGAAAAATGACCCGACTCTGTGGGATGCGATCGCAGATGTGGGGTTGCGGAGTCATTATGTGGCGAGTCTCTATGCTGCGCGGTTGATGAGTAAACGGAAACAGGGCTTGATTTGTACTATTTCTTCTTGGGGGGGAATGTCTTACATTTTTGGGGCAGCCTATGGGGTAGGAAAAGCTGCCTGTGATCGTCTTGCAGCAGATATGGCAGTGGAATTAAAATCAGAAAATATTACCTCGGTTGCCCTTTGGCCCGGCATTGTCGGTACAGAACTATTTAGCGAGTTTGCGGAACAGATGCAGGGAGAAGAGAATCTTGATCCGCAACAATCGGTTCTGCGCGATCGCTATAATTGGGAAACGCCCCTTTTCACAGGTCGTGTCATTGCTGCCCTAGCTGGCGATCCAAATCCACAACGCTATACAGGGAAAGTGCAGGTTGTAGCGGAACTGGCTCAACGGTATAAAATTAAAGATCAAGCGGGGAATTGTCCAGCGTCTCTGCGGTCTCTGAAGTTTATTCTTCCTTCTGCTGTCCCTGCTTTGAGAAGCTATTCTTGGTTGCTTCCTGATCTCAAAGTGCCTTGGTTTATCCTGCTATTAGGAATTTTGCCCTCACCGAAGATTTAG
- a CDS encoding peroxiredoxin, which yields MTEGCLRVGQQAPDFSATAVENQEFKTLSLSDFRGQYVVLFFYPLDFTFVCPTEITSFSDRAQEFKDINTQILGVSVDSEFSHLAWIQTDRKNGGVGDLNIPLVSDIKKEISNAYNVLDPDAGVALRGLFIIDKEGTIQHATVNNLAFGRNVDEVLRTLQAIQYVQANPDEVCPEGWKPGEKTMNPDPVKSKVYFASV from the coding sequence ATGACAGAAGGATGCCTCAGAGTCGGACAACAAGCCCCTGATTTTTCCGCAACTGCGGTTGAAAACCAAGAATTTAAAACCCTTAGCCTGTCTGATTTCCGCGGACAGTATGTTGTTTTATTCTTCTATCCCTTAGACTTTACCTTCGTTTGCCCCACTGAAATTACCTCCTTCAGCGATCGCGCTCAAGAATTCAAAGACATCAACACCCAAATCTTAGGGGTTTCCGTTGATAGCGAATTTTCTCACCTCGCTTGGATTCAAACCGATCGCAAAAATGGTGGTGTCGGCGACCTGAATATCCCTCTCGTCTCCGATATTAAAAAAGAAATTAGCAACGCTTACAACGTCCTCGATCCCGATGCTGGCGTTGCTCTCAGAGGACTCTTTATCATTGATAAAGAAGGCACGATCCAACACGCGACTGTAAACAACCTTGCCTTTGGTCGTAATGTTGATGAAGTCTTACGAACTCTGCAAGCGATCCAATATGTCCAAGCCAACCCCGACGAAGTTTGTCCTGAAGGTTGGAAGCCAGGCGAAAAAACGATGAATCCCGATCCCGTCAAATCCAAAGTTTACTTCGCTTCTGTATAA
- the proC gene encoding pyrroline-5-carboxylate reductase, protein MSIRFGMIGGGVMGEAILSRLIAQEMYTPDSVLVSDPSPQRREELAQRYQVEVTDSNRKVMQETSEVLLLAVKPQVLPRIESDWDGAQENLEHRPLLISILAGIPILRLKAGLDPLPVVRVMPNTNATVGASMSAIAAGSGLRPEQMTLAKTILSAIGEVVEVPESAMDAVTGVAGSGPAYVALLIESLADGGVAAGLPRPTALQLAIQTVLGTATLLQEENLHPAQLKDRVTSPAGTTIAAVAELESAGFRSAVIKAVQAATARSKELGNG, encoded by the coding sequence GTGTCTATACGGTTTGGAATGATTGGTGGCGGGGTGATGGGAGAAGCCATCCTCTCCCGCCTGATCGCTCAAGAAATGTACACTCCAGACTCGGTTTTGGTGAGTGACCCTTCACCGCAAAGACGAGAGGAGTTAGCCCAACGGTATCAAGTAGAAGTAACCGACAGTAATCGCAAAGTGATGCAAGAGACCTCAGAAGTCTTGTTACTGGCGGTGAAACCCCAAGTGTTGCCTCGTATCGAATCTGATTGGGATGGGGCACAAGAAAATCTTGAACATCGACCTTTATTAATTTCAATTTTGGCAGGGATTCCCATTTTGCGCCTCAAAGCTGGGTTAGATCCGTTGCCTGTGGTGCGCGTAATGCCCAATACCAATGCCACTGTGGGAGCAAGTATGAGCGCGATCGCGGCGGGATCTGGTTTACGACCCGAACAGATGACTTTGGCGAAAACCATTCTCAGCGCGATCGGTGAAGTGGTAGAAGTTCCTGAATCTGCTATGGATGCGGTGACAGGGGTTGCCGGTTCAGGACCAGCTTATGTGGCTCTTCTCATTGAATCCTTAGCTGATGGCGGTGTGGCTGCGGGATTACCACGTCCCACGGCGTTGCAGTTAGCCATTCAGACAGTTTTGGGAACAGCCACTCTTTTACAAGAAGAAAACCTTCATCCTGCACAACTCAAAGATCGGGTCACCAGTCCTGCAGGAACAACCATTGCTGCAGTCGCTGAGTTAGAATCGGCAGGCTTCCGATCTGCCGTCATTAAAGCCGTCCAAGCTGCTACAGCGCGATCTAAGGAATTGGGCAACGGTTGA
- a CDS encoding YggS family pyridoxal phosphate-dependent enzyme: MTVDLTKRIQDLRETIPPHVRLIAVTKTVSVEKIREAYAAGVRDFGENKIQEALAKQEELQDLDDICWHFIGHLQSNKVKLALTHFDWIHTCDRAKIAERLDRLSAELKMTPPNVLLQVKPLPDPNKYGWTIPDLLTALPTLDQYQNLKIQGLMTILPFTESPDEMRTGFEKVRDLAQEIAEKKYSHLVMKELSMGMSADYAIAIEAGATMIRLGRTIFGERPA; this comes from the coding sequence ATGACTGTCGATCTAACCAAACGCATTCAAGACCTTCGTGAAACTATTCCTCCCCATGTCAGATTAATCGCTGTTACCAAAACGGTTTCAGTAGAAAAAATCCGAGAAGCCTATGCTGCTGGCGTTCGCGATTTTGGTGAAAATAAAATTCAAGAAGCCCTTGCCAAACAAGAAGAATTACAAGATTTAGATGATATTTGTTGGCATTTTATTGGTCATCTTCAAAGTAATAAAGTCAAACTGGCTTTGACCCATTTTGATTGGATTCATACCTGCGATCGCGCGAAAATTGCCGAACGTCTGGATCGTCTCAGCGCAGAATTAAAGATGACACCTCCTAATGTTCTCCTGCAAGTGAAGCCTCTCCCTGATCCCAACAAATATGGTTGGACGATCCCTGACTTATTAACTGCACTGCCGACTCTTGATCAATATCAAAACTTGAAAATTCAAGGATTAATGACGATTCTACCCTTTACGGAATCTCCTGATGAAATGCGGACGGGATTTGAAAAAGTTCGTGATTTAGCCCAAGAAATTGCCGAAAAAAAATACTCTCATCTGGTGATGAAAGAACTTTCCATGGGGATGTCAGCCGATTACGCGATCGCCATTGAAGCGGGAGCAACCATGATTCGACTCGGGCGCACCATTTTCGGTGAACGCCCTGCTTAA
- a CDS encoding ABC transporter ATP-binding protein has translation MLGFSKSSSRRRQSVSLHRRQKSSRQRSSRAVRGREFLSQLQSLLSSFWLWGVVIFAIMLVWNWQLLLATVIAMGMLIVLFRFPVNRWSGYWRKWQQTLDESQQRLLMALGGSSLIGVGSYWALQLWDHLDNHWLAGSAIAQGILLTGLFGLQVSKLITASDDNHPQHHFSQLIDELSAEHPLKRLRAIRQLTQLAIKDNLHASQLQEISESFSLLFAVETEPILRQGLLESMQTLQRHQCWQKWEIKSGKPLQKLQKVKKVPEHIQQSN, from the coding sequence GTGCTGGGCTTTTCCAAATCCTCGTCACGTCGCCGACAGTCCGTTTCTTTACACCGTCGCCAAAAGTCTTCCCGTCAACGGTCTTCTAGGGCGGTGAGAGGACGTGAGTTTTTATCGCAGTTACAATCCCTTTTGTCCTCATTCTGGTTATGGGGAGTTGTGATTTTCGCGATTATGCTGGTTTGGAATTGGCAATTATTGCTGGCGACAGTGATCGCAATGGGAATGTTGATTGTACTCTTTCGCTTCCCAGTGAATCGTTGGTCGGGATATTGGCGCAAATGGCAGCAAACCCTTGATGAATCGCAACAACGGTTACTGATGGCGTTGGGGGGAAGTAGTTTAATTGGGGTGGGCAGTTATTGGGCGTTGCAATTGTGGGATCATCTGGATAATCATTGGCTTGCTGGAAGCGCGATCGCGCAAGGAATCTTACTCACGGGCTTATTTGGCTTACAAGTCTCAAAACTAATCACTGCTTCCGATGACAACCATCCCCAGCATCACTTTTCTCAACTCATTGACGAATTAAGTGCCGAACATCCCCTGAAACGATTAAGAGCGATTCGACAATTAACCCAACTTGCCATCAAAGACAATTTACACGCCTCACAGTTACAAGAAATTAGCGAATCGTTCAGCTTATTATTTGCGGTGGAAACAGAACCCATTTTACGTCAGGGCTTGTTAGAAAGTATGCAAACCCTGCAACGTCATCAGTGTTGGCAAAAGTGGGAAATTAAGTCTGGGAAACCCTTACAGAAGCTGCAAAAAGTCAAGAAAGTCCCAGAACACATTCAGCAGTCAAATTAG
- the crtD gene encoding C-3',4' desaturase CrtD codes for MSNSVVVIGAGIGGLTAGALLAKRGYSVTVYDQAYIAGGCASTFKRHGFTFDVGATQVAGLEKDGIHEQIFTELGMDVPPATPCDPACAVYLPGETTPINIWRDPKKWREERNRQFPGSEPFWRVMETLFAASWRFQARDPVLPPRNFWDLWQLISAVRPDTLITLPFALLTVGDLLRLFRLYDDKRLRTFLDMQLKLYSQVNADETALLYAATALGVSQAPQGLWHLQGSMQVLSTRLVKGLRKHGGQIKLRHSVQRVHCEKGCITGVTVCNDQTGETWRDQADAVIANVTVQNLLKLLANRDNSFGSADLFLRRYQKRVENLPSANGAFVLYLGVDRRAIPKNCPPHLQFLYDYEGVVGEKNSLFVSVSKPTDGRAPEGQATITASSFTDVTQWWTKTPEEYEALKEDYVKTAIQRLSQYFHLTPETIIHQEAATPRTFARFTARESGYVGGLGQRVSTFGPFGFANRTPIENLWLVGDCTHPGEGTAGVSYSALTAVRQMEAKQ; via the coding sequence ATGTCAAACTCAGTCGTTGTTATTGGTGCTGGAATTGGTGGCTTGACCGCAGGTGCATTACTCGCTAAGCGCGGTTATTCCGTCACTGTCTATGATCAGGCGTATATTGCGGGGGGATGTGCTTCTACGTTTAAACGTCACGGTTTTACTTTTGATGTCGGGGCGACGCAAGTGGCGGGCTTAGAAAAAGACGGGATTCATGAACAAATCTTTACAGAATTAGGAATGGATGTTCCTCCTGCAACTCCTTGTGACCCTGCTTGTGCGGTTTATCTTCCTGGAGAAACCACTCCCATTAATATTTGGCGCGATCCCAAAAAATGGCGCGAAGAACGAAATCGACAGTTTCCAGGGAGCGAACCGTTTTGGCGTGTAATGGAAACCTTATTTGCAGCGAGTTGGCGGTTTCAAGCGCGTGACCCTGTCCTTCCTCCGCGTAACTTCTGGGATCTTTGGCAACTGATTTCTGCGGTGCGACCTGATACGCTGATTACATTACCGTTTGCGTTGCTAACCGTTGGCGACTTGTTACGACTCTTCCGACTGTATGACGATAAACGGTTACGAACCTTTCTCGATATGCAGTTAAAACTCTATTCCCAAGTGAATGCGGATGAAACGGCTTTGCTATATGCTGCGACCGCTTTAGGGGTTTCTCAAGCCCCACAAGGATTATGGCATTTACAAGGGAGTATGCAGGTTTTAAGCACGCGTCTGGTTAAAGGCTTAAGAAAACACGGCGGACAAATTAAACTGCGTCATTCGGTGCAAAGAGTGCATTGTGAGAAAGGATGTATTACTGGAGTTACTGTTTGCAATGATCAAACGGGGGAAACGTGGCGAGACCAAGCAGATGCGGTGATAGCAAATGTGACAGTACAAAATTTATTAAAGTTATTAGCTAATCGGGATAATTCCTTTGGGAGTGCTGATCTTTTCTTACGGCGATATCAAAAGCGAGTGGAAAACTTACCGTCTGCAAATGGGGCGTTTGTGCTTTATTTAGGGGTGGATCGCCGTGCAATTCCCAAAAACTGTCCTCCTCATTTACAATTTCTCTATGACTATGAAGGCGTTGTCGGTGAGAAAAACTCGTTATTTGTTTCAGTGAGTAAACCAACGGATGGACGCGCACCCGAAGGACAAGCCACGATTACAGCGTCTTCTTTTACAGATGTGACGCAATGGTGGACAAAAACCCCTGAAGAATATGAAGCCTTAAAGGAAGATTATGTGAAAACCGCAATACAACGCCTCAGTCAATATTTCCATCTCACTCCAGAAACGATTATCCATCAAGAAGCTGCAACCCCGAGAACATTTGCACGTTTTACAGCGCGGGAATCAGGATATGTGGGAGGATTAGGACAGAGAGTTTCTACCTTTGGTCCGTTTGGGTTTGCGAATCGGACTCCGATTGAGAATCTCTGGTTAGTGGGAGACTGTACTCATCCTGGAGAGGGAACCGCAGGGGTGAGTTATTCTGCGTTAACTGCTGTCCGTCAGATGGAAGCCAAGCAGTAA
- a CDS encoding DUF4330 domain-containing protein: MKLIDAKGRLFNTISILDLGAALVILLVIIGIFIFPGTSGSVAQVTRTKPIEMDVLIQGLRIENPQTLKNTLEEEKTTELIIRNQPHGQVQVTSVELIPKTVAVPQPDGSVVAKPDPRPDEQFITDWLLTLAGEATITNDGAVLGSNKVKIGTTVELEGFSYNFRGSIIEIRLR; this comes from the coding sequence ATCAGTATCCTCGACTTAGGGGCAGCCCTTGTTATTTTGTTGGTAATCATTGGGATTTTTATCTTTCCAGGCACGTCTGGATCTGTCGCACAAGTTACCCGCACGAAACCCATTGAAATGGATGTTCTGATTCAAGGATTAAGAATTGAAAATCCCCAGACTTTAAAAAATACACTGGAAGAAGAGAAAACCACGGAATTGATTATTCGTAACCAACCTCATGGTCAAGTACAAGTCACCTCGGTAGAATTGATTCCGAAGACGGTGGCGGTTCCCCAACCAGATGGATCAGTAGTTGCCAAGCCCGATCCCCGTCCTGATGAGCAATTTATTACCGATTGGTTACTGACGCTTGCAGGAGAGGCAACAATAACCAATGATGGGGCAGTGTTGGGGAGTAATAAGGTTAAAATCGGCACAACGGTAGAGCTAGAGGGATTCAGTTACAACTTCCGGGGCAGTATTATCGAGATTCGTCTTCGGTGA
- a CDS encoding SDR family oxidoreductase — translation MMTELKNSAIALTGAAGGFGQQFTRQLLQAGSHLILTDLNESILQEKVAAIQKEVQTGKVIACLGLDLSTPDGAQRFYEAVKALNIPIDILINNAGIGLYGRMDEVPSAKWEQLMQVNLLAPMRLSSLFMADMVSRQHGHIVNISSLAGHIAPAGMAHYGASKFGLRGFTEGLFNEVKRYNVKVTGVYPFFSRTPLLQSEQYGTLAQETSGISDEMATDPEKVIAAAIKAIKRNQLHVFPDQTAKTLSLLKRYFPRIVDWGSEALKPKQ, via the coding sequence ATGATGACAGAATTAAAAAACAGCGCGATCGCGCTGACTGGTGCAGCTGGAGGCTTTGGTCAACAATTTACCCGCCAACTCCTGCAAGCAGGCAGTCACTTGATTTTGACTGATCTCAATGAAAGCATCCTGCAAGAGAAAGTGGCAGCGATTCAAAAGGAAGTTCAAACGGGCAAAGTGATCGCCTGTCTAGGACTCGATTTATCCACTCCCGATGGCGCACAAAGATTCTATGAAGCCGTCAAAGCCTTGAATATTCCCATTGATATCTTAATTAATAACGCGGGCATTGGTTTATATGGTCGCATGGATGAAGTCCCTTCTGCAAAGTGGGAACAGTTAATGCAAGTGAATCTACTCGCCCCCATGCGCTTAAGTTCCCTGTTTATGGCTGATATGGTTAGCCGTCAACACGGTCATATTGTCAATATTTCCTCTCTTGCTGGACACATTGCGCCTGCGGGAATGGCACACTATGGCGCAAGTAAATTTGGCTTAAGGGGCTTTACAGAAGGACTCTTTAATGAAGTCAAACGGTACAACGTGAAAGTAACAGGGGTTTATCCTTTTTTTAGTCGGACTCCCCTTTTACAATCAGAACAATATGGCACTCTTGCTCAAGAAACCAGTGGTATTTCTGATGAGATGGCAACGGATCCCGAAAAAGTCATTGCAGCAGCGATCAAAGCGATCAAACGCAACCAACTGCACGTTTTTCCCGATCAAACTGCGAAAACCCTCTCCTTACTGAAACGATATTTTCCTCGTATCGTAGATTGGGGAAGTGAAGCCTTGAAACCCAAACAATGA
- the pipX gene encoding transcriptional coactivator PipX, translating to MNTNETYLNHPTFGLLYRVCIIEPNREIFTTLYAQRLFFLVTVNEEGLAFEPKSRSEARLLIENRLRKLRRLGAKEDHSALSETYKRIFQ from the coding sequence ATGAATACAAACGAAACCTATCTCAATCACCCTACTTTTGGCTTACTGTATCGAGTTTGCATCATTGAGCCGAATCGAGAAATTTTTACAACGCTCTATGCGCAACGTCTGTTTTTTCTGGTAACAGTGAATGAGGAAGGGTTAGCCTTTGAGCCCAAAAGTCGGTCGGAAGCCCGTTTACTCATCGAAAATCGGTTACGGAAACTGCGTCGCCTTGGTGCTAAGGAAGACCATTCCGCCTTGAGTGAGACTTATAAACGTATTTTTCAATGA
- a CDS encoding NAD(P)-binding domain-containing protein: MKNTKDKQLIIGAGFVGLGIAQALKAANIPYDQVDASDEIGGNWYHGVYETAHIISSKKVTQFSHFPMPKHYPDFPSAQQMWDYLCSFADYFQLRPHIELNQKVSDVRPIENNLWQVTFANQEEW, from the coding sequence ATGAAGAACACCAAAGATAAACAATTAATCATCGGTGCTGGCTTTGTCGGTTTAGGAATTGCCCAAGCCCTGAAAGCAGCAAACATTCCCTACGATCAAGTGGATGCAAGTGATGAGATTGGTGGCAATTGGTATCACGGCGTTTATGAAACGGCTCACATTATTTCCTCGAAAAAAGTCACTCAATTTTCCCATTTCCCGATGCCGAAACATTATCCCGATTTTCCCAGTGCACAACAAATGTGGGATTACCTTTGTAGCTTTGCTGACTATTTCCAGTTACGCCCTCATATCGAACTGAATCAAAAAGTTTCCGATGTGCGACCGATTGAAAATAATCTTTGGCAAGTCACTTTTGCTAACCAAGAAGAGTGGTAG
- a CDS encoding sugar transferase, producing the protein MDGTAPENFFRGKKSDIRAPEKFRLSQVLDWSWHRILILFGSDFLALALAWQFSRYLNQFYSPIPPQLVWWTWFGVPSLFWVFAGIILIIFSQAGLYSSATQWKNYLQVGKLTSFVYLGSLLISYFYDPKLDPPRSLFFTAWFSSVFLLIGFRLMATLILEQATSRQSPIPVFIIGDRAQIEHLRTTLQKRSHYQVVGSAHTSSVNCPDLLRSIIKAQPQEVLVANLPPTELASALYWQLRQRGIPLRLIPSSRELLYRRGVPEIFAGVATLAVEPPTFGGWEYRLKRWLDVVASLLGLIVLSPFLIGIAIAIYVCSPGNPFFCQKRVGLNGKMFRMWKFRTMVPNAETLQRKLENQNQTDGVLFKIQDDPRIIPIGKFLRRTSLDELPQLFNVLVGEMSLVGPRPLPLRDIQKFDSWHHTRHSVLPGITGVWQISGRSELDDFNDVARLDLYYIDNWSLNLDLEILIKTFRIVVLSKGAY; encoded by the coding sequence ATGGATGGCACTGCTCCAGAAAACTTCTTCCGAGGAAAAAAGTCAGATATCCGCGCTCCAGAAAAGTTTCGACTTTCTCAGGTCTTAGACTGGTCTTGGCATCGTATCCTCATCCTTTTCGGCAGTGATTTCTTAGCTCTGGCCCTAGCATGGCAATTTTCCCGTTACCTCAACCAGTTTTATTCCCCGATTCCTCCCCAGCTTGTATGGTGGACATGGTTCGGCGTTCCCAGTTTGTTTTGGGTCTTTGCTGGTATTATTCTGATTATCTTTTCCCAAGCTGGACTTTATAGCTCTGCTACCCAATGGAAAAACTATCTGCAAGTGGGAAAACTGACGAGCTTTGTCTATCTAGGCTCGTTACTAATCAGCTATTTTTATGACCCAAAATTAGATCCACCGCGATCGCTGTTTTTTACGGCTTGGTTTAGCAGTGTCTTTCTGTTGATTGGCTTTCGCTTAATGGCAACCCTCATCCTCGAACAAGCCACGAGCAGACAATCTCCAATTCCCGTTTTCATTATCGGCGATCGCGCTCAAATCGAACACCTCCGCACCACCTTACAAAAACGCTCTCATTATCAAGTTGTTGGGAGCGCCCACACCAGCAGTGTCAACTGTCCCGACCTCCTCAGAAGCATTATTAAAGCCCAACCCCAAGAAGTGTTAGTGGCTAACTTACCCCCCACTGAGTTGGCTTCTGCTTTATATTGGCAACTGCGACAAAGGGGAATTCCGTTACGTCTCATTCCTTCGAGTCGGGAATTGTTATATCGGCGGGGCGTACCAGAAATCTTTGCGGGTGTCGCCACTCTCGCCGTTGAACCGCCAACCTTTGGCGGGTGGGAGTATCGGTTAAAACGTTGGTTGGATGTGGTTGCTTCCCTATTGGGTTTGATTGTGCTTTCTCCTTTCTTAATCGGTATCGCGATCGCGATTTATGTGTGTTCTCCAGGGAATCCTTTTTTCTGCCAAAAACGAGTCGGCTTAAACGGTAAGATGTTCCGAATGTGGAAATTCCGCACCATGGTTCCCAACGCAGAAACCCTACAACGCAAGCTCGAAAACCAAAATCAAACCGACGGTGTCCTCTTCAAAATTCAAGATGACCCCCGCATCATCCCCATTGGCAAGTTTCTCCGTCGTACCAGCCTCGATGAACTACCACAACTGTTTAATGTTCTTGTGGGAGAAATGAGTTTAGTCGGACCGCGTCCCCTTCCCCTGAGAGATATCCAAAAATTTGATAGTTGGCATCACACCCGTCATTCCGTTCTTCCTGGCATTACTGGTGTTTGGCAAATTTCTGGACGATCTGAGCTAGACGATTTTAATGATGTTGCTCGCCTCGACCTTTACTATATTGATAACTGGTCGTTAAATCTCGACTTAGAAATTCTAATCAAAACCTTTCGCATCGTTGTTCTTAGTAAAGGGGCGTACTAA
- a CDS encoding cell division protein SepF, with the protein MTSVFNRFKDFIGVNEPDDLEDEYYDEEEMDEPNYSTQHHASGETEQRPRPQRRPHFTTETQDPKPTSSKSNVIGMPGANNGLNEIVVLEPQSFEKMAEVIQVLRERKTVLLNLNMMEPDDAQRAVDFVAGGTYAIDGHQERVGESIFLFTPSCVQVTSRSHTTQGTATPQTSSQGNIHQMVPPTGNWQKEQNPIAQ; encoded by the coding sequence ATGACCAGCGTATTTAACAGATTTAAAGATTTTATTGGTGTTAATGAACCCGATGATCTCGAAGACGAGTATTATGATGAGGAGGAAATGGATGAGCCCAATTATTCCACTCAACATCACGCCAGTGGAGAAACCGAACAACGCCCTCGTCCCCAACGACGGCCCCACTTTACAACAGAAACTCAAGACCCTAAACCCACATCATCTAAAAGTAACGTCATTGGTATGCCTGGTGCAAATAACGGATTGAATGAAATTGTTGTTCTTGAACCCCAATCCTTTGAGAAAATGGCTGAGGTGATTCAAGTTTTACGTGAACGGAAAACAGTGCTCCTCAATCTCAATATGATGGAACCGGATGATGCGCAACGTGCAGTTGATTTTGTCGCCGGTGGAACTTATGCCATTGATGGTCATCAAGAGCGGGTGGGAGAGAGTATTTTTCTCTTTACTCCCAGTTGCGTGCAAGTAACCAGTCGCTCCCATACGACTCAGGGGACGGCTACACCGCAAACCAGTAGTCAAGGAAACATCCATCAAATGGTTCCCCCGACGGGGAATTGGCAAAAAGAACAAAACCCGATCGCGCAATAG
- a CDS encoding alpha/beta fold hydrolase, with product MLEPIGVKRDSIVTSLGRMVYYTPSEHPWLDETTRTEEGQSSIVFLHGFGGGSSAYEWSQVYPAFASDYRVLAPDLIGWGRSEHPKRNYQIEDYLTIIREFLTATCSEPVTVVASSLTAAFTIRVAVEHPELFKSLILVTPAGLSDFGEDYTRSIIARVISLPVVDNLLYWSAIATPDGIRNFLENRQFARPERIYPEIVDAYLESAKQENGEYAALSFVRGDLSFDLSLYLPQLTIPTAMIWGEKTQFTSVDLGKRLAALNPTAVQHLEILKDVGLTPQLELPAVTIGLIHRYLKLFTEDESR from the coding sequence ATGCTTGAACCCATTGGAGTGAAACGCGACTCGATTGTGACTTCTCTTGGACGAATGGTTTATTACACCCCGAGCGAACATCCTTGGCTCGATGAAACAACCCGAACAGAAGAAGGTCAATCCAGTATAGTATTTTTACATGGTTTTGGCGGTGGATCGTCCGCTTACGAGTGGTCACAGGTTTATCCTGCTTTTGCCAGCGATTACCGTGTCCTCGCCCCTGATTTAATCGGTTGGGGACGCTCTGAACATCCCAAACGCAATTATCAGATCGAAGATTACCTTACCATAATCCGAGAGTTTTTAACCGCAACTTGTTCTGAACCCGTAACGGTTGTCGCTTCCTCTCTCACCGCAGCGTTTACGATTCGCGTGGCGGTGGAACATCCTGAATTATTTAAATCATTAATTTTAGTAACACCTGCAGGATTATCAGATTTTGGCGAAGATTATACCCGCAGTATTATCGCCCGAGTGATTAGTTTACCTGTAGTGGATAATTTACTCTATTGGAGCGCGATCGCGACCCCTGACGGCATCCGAAATTTCTTAGAAAATCGCCAATTTGCTCGCCCTGAGCGCATTTATCCGGAAATTGTCGATGCTTATCTCGAATCCGCCAAACAAGAGAATGGGGAGTATGCTGCATTATCTTTTGTCCGTGGCGATTTATCTTTTGATTTATCCCTCTACCTTCCTCAGTTAACCATTCCCACCGCCATGATTTGGGGAGAAAAAACCCAGTTTACCTCCGTTGATTTAGGAAAGCGTTTAGCAGCCCTTAACCCCACAGCAGTTCAACACCTAGAAATTTTAAAAGACGTGGGTTTAACGCCACAACTCGAACTCCCAGCCGTAACCATTGGCTTGATCCATCGTTATCTGAAACTATTCACCGAAGACGAATCTCGATAA